The proteins below are encoded in one region of Planctopirus limnophila DSM 3776:
- a CDS encoding type II and III secretion system protein family protein, which produces MQVRIHTHRWRAALVWGLCLCQSFLSYPGLTSSSGMAFAQNGNAPVAGEVVQITASRTKLEIAERFARVVQFPRKILRVDGFDPAVLSVTALAHDQLRVQGITEGITTMVITDENGAITTIDVMVAGDARLLQAVLSREYPNTSVTVTKLKDNVLLRGWVVEPQQITEIVDIAKLYYPNVLNQMKMGGPQQVQLRCKVMEVQRSKLRSLGLNFTYLGRNVAFSSTPGAISPLDAFTVPIGGPPGVGLAQSGFRNATMSLGIVGDDFAFGGLLEALREEGLLKIQAEPTIVTRSGEPAKIVSGGEFPIPVPQGLGTIAIEWREFGVRLESVPMILSPNRLKQTIIAEVSERDLTNAVTLNSTTVPGLTKRTVETQVEMNFGQTLAIGGLISSRKTAQTSKIPFLGELPYVGAAFRRVNYDEAETELLVLITPEFVSAMDPAQVPDRLPGTASAVPTDRELFGQGIIEVPNYGDPCPNCGPRGGSSTPSGVTGSGLSPIPADYPLPPAAPGLITPGGPLPPPPSPGISNPGAGQPSAPWPTERSTPAPQEFVPPISPPTGSPGDIPAPPGVTRNRNNSTGQSVAGSSKFSGPRTPATGRSDVEQAGSRNPASGGLIQPVSGTRP; this is translated from the coding sequence ATGCAGGTCAGAATTCACACTCACCGCTGGCGTGCAGCACTGGTTTGGGGACTTTGCCTCTGCCAGTCCTTTCTTTCCTATCCAGGGCTCACTTCGTCCTCTGGAATGGCCTTCGCACAGAACGGCAATGCTCCCGTCGCCGGAGAAGTCGTTCAGATCACGGCATCGCGAACAAAGCTCGAAATTGCCGAGCGCTTTGCCCGCGTTGTCCAATTCCCGCGCAAAATTCTGCGTGTTGATGGATTTGATCCGGCAGTTCTCAGTGTGACTGCTCTCGCCCACGATCAGCTTCGAGTGCAAGGAATCACCGAAGGAATCACCACCATGGTGATCACCGACGAAAATGGAGCGATCACCACCATCGATGTCATGGTGGCGGGCGATGCTCGATTACTGCAAGCGGTCCTGAGCCGCGAATACCCCAATACCTCCGTCACCGTCACCAAGCTGAAAGACAACGTCCTTTTGCGTGGCTGGGTCGTCGAACCACAACAAATCACCGAGATCGTAGATATCGCCAAGCTCTATTATCCTAACGTCTTGAATCAGATGAAGATGGGTGGCCCGCAACAGGTTCAACTCCGCTGTAAAGTGATGGAAGTTCAACGATCCAAGCTGCGTTCACTGGGCCTCAATTTCACTTATCTGGGCCGTAATGTCGCCTTTTCGAGTACCCCGGGTGCGATCTCTCCCCTGGATGCATTCACCGTACCGATTGGCGGGCCGCCAGGTGTTGGTCTGGCTCAGTCGGGTTTTCGTAACGCGACCATGTCATTAGGAATTGTGGGTGACGACTTTGCTTTCGGTGGTCTTCTCGAAGCACTTCGCGAAGAAGGCTTGCTCAAAATCCAGGCCGAACCAACCATCGTCACCCGCAGTGGCGAACCAGCCAAAATTGTCAGTGGTGGCGAATTCCCCATCCCGGTTCCTCAAGGTTTAGGAACCATTGCCATCGAATGGCGAGAATTCGGCGTCAGGCTCGAATCAGTCCCGATGATTCTTTCACCCAATCGTCTGAAACAAACCATCATTGCTGAAGTGAGCGAAAGAGACCTCACCAACGCTGTCACACTCAACAGCACCACAGTTCCCGGCTTGACCAAACGAACTGTCGAAACTCAAGTCGAAATGAACTTCGGTCAAACACTGGCCATCGGTGGTCTGATTTCCTCCCGCAAAACCGCACAAACATCGAAGATCCCCTTCCTGGGCGAACTTCCCTACGTGGGGGCCGCATTCCGCCGCGTGAATTACGATGAAGCCGAAACCGAACTCCTCGTGCTGATCACTCCCGAGTTTGTCAGTGCCATGGATCCTGCTCAGGTTCCCGACAGGCTGCCCGGTACCGCATCGGCAGTTCCTACAGATCGCGAACTCTTCGGCCAAGGGATCATCGAAGTTCCTAACTATGGCGATCCCTGCCCCAATTGTGGGCCTCGTGGTGGATCGTCCACACCATCCGGTGTGACAGGTTCAGGCCTCTCGCCAATTCCTGCAGATTATCCATTGCCACCTGCCGCACCAGGTCTGATTACTCCTGGCGGGCCATTGCCACCACCACCATCTCCCGGAATCAGCAATCCCGGTGCTGGCCAGCCATCAGCACCATGGCCAACAGAACGATCCACGCCTGCACCACAAGAATTTGTACCTCCGATCAGTCCGCCAACTGGCTCACCAGGAGATATCCCGGCTCCTCCCGGGGTGACTCGCAATCGCAACAACTCCACAGGTCAATCCGTTGCCGGAAGTTCGAAGTTCAGCGGGCCTCGCACTCCAGCGACGGGTCGATCGGATGTCGAACAAGCGGGAAGCCGAAATCCAGCCTCTGGCGGTTTGATTCAACCAGTTTCAGGAACTCGTCCATAG